The window ttttctttttctttttttctttttctttttttttttgtaagaagtATCTCCCACACAGTGGTAAATTATTCTGATTGTGCTGTACTCATTGTTCATCATCATCGTAGACTTGACTAATTGGGTCAGCTTTATCActttttaccctttttttttttttctgttagcttgttagtacacatactgtcagttcacatttcactgttagcgaatcaataccaagaccttagtgttgaaacgaggtatctttcactcagtctaccatttgagctatggatctgggtgtccttttgttctcttcttcttcttcttcttcttcttttgatatGGGGACTCAAGTTTCTTTTAAATCAGGGGGAAAGTATAAGCCAAGAATGAGCGAACCTCTCATACTTCCTTTCTTGCTCGAGCAAAGGCTATTTAATTCGCAGCCCTTGGAATGCAAGAAAACACTACACTAAAATAAATGGGAACCTTTACATGAAAATTCACAAAACTAAtaagaattctccacaaaatggTTCTTCCAATAGCAAGTCGTGACAGTCTTTGTTAATTTCCCCACCAATCCAATGGTGGCGCCAATTTGAAAGAAGAAATACATTTGATAACCTTTTAGAAGGTTCTTCCTATCGCCACAAACAAGAAAAGGCCTTCCACCGACAGTCTTAAACTCTCTCCAAGAGCACACATCCCCACTCAATAGCTTCGACGACCTTAAATGGGTGGCCTTGTTTTGAGGGATCTTCTCTAAGGGATTAATAGCGGCTTAGCAATCTCTCCAGAATTTTATCTTGACCGCCTCTTTGGACTCTTGACCAGCTGAAACGATCTTCTTTTAGTAACTTGCCCCAAAGATGATTTgctataaaaagaaaataaatccaGTTATTCCTTTCTTTGTCAAGCTTGAAGCATTCTCCACAAAACGGTTCTTCCAATAGCAAATCGTGACCAGCTGTTGATTAATTTCCCCACCAATCCAATGGTGGCCCCAATTTGAAAGAAGAAATCCATTCGATAACCTTTTAGAAGGTTCTTCCTATTGCCACAAACACAAAAAGACCTTCCACCAACCCTCTTAAACTCTCTCCAAGAGCACACATCTCCACTCAATAGCTTCAGCAACCTTAAATGGGTGGCCTTGTTTTGAGGGATCTTCTCTAAGGGATTACTAGCGGCTTACCAATCTCTCCAGAAATTTATCTTGACCACCTCTTTGGACTCTTGACCAGATGAAACGATCTTATTTTAGTAAAAGTTGCCCCAAAGATGatttactaaataaaaaaaatccagttatttctttctttctcaagCTTGAAGCATTCTCCACAAAATGGTTCTTCCAATAGCAAATCATGACCAGACTTTGATTAATTTCCCCACCAATCCAATGGTGACCCCCAAAACTCCCTTGTCTAGCATGCAATTTGGGGGGTTCCATAGGATATGCATcgtgagaattttgtaagcccttGCTGTCCATGCAAATGCCTCCTGTCTCAACCGAGTGCGATTTGCCCACGCCCTTGCACAAAGAGGGTATTCCCAGCCATCATTACTCATCACATTCAAGGAGGAATTTGGAGAGAGAATGCCATTTGAAGATCCCATCCAGATCTTGATCTCCATCTCATCCCTATCAACAAACGCCTCATTTAATTTGCTCATGAGACCTTCAAACTCCAAGTCTTTGGTTACCTCTTCCTTAAGATTCAGGACAAGAGTTATGTTCCACACCATTATTCTTCCAATACACTCACAATCATCTTTCACAATTGCCACTTTGAGGAGATATATGGAGTAAAGAGCTGGAAGCAAAGAAACCAGACTCCTCACCAAACCACAAATTTTCCCAAAGGCACACTCAATTACCCAATCCATCCATAATAATAGGTAGCCCGCTCTTATAGCTAAATCTCTCCCAGCTACTAATCATTTTCCAAACACCTGACCCTTCTCCTCTAGATGCCAACCCAGAAAATCAATCGCTCTCTGAAACACCACACTTCTTGGTTTAACCTCCCTCCATAATCTGTGGCTCGTCAAACCCCAAAACCATTAGTTAAGCAATCGCCAGTTCTTTCACCCCTTCTTCTCATTCGTATACCTGGCACTCGCTTAAATTTTTGGCATCCTTCCAATCGCTCTCTGAAACACCACACTTCTTGGTTAAACCTCCCTCCATAATCTGTGGCTCGTCAAACACCAAAACCATTAGTTAAGTAATGGCCAGTTCTTTCACCCCTTCTTCTCATTCCTATACCCGGCACTCACTTAAATTTTTGGCATCCTTCCAATTTATGAGGTGAAATTTAGGATTTGAAGAGCCTCCTTCCCAGAGGAAATCTCTTGACAAGAGTTCAAACTTCCAGGCAGCTAACCACCAACATCTTGAAAAGAGACGTATGGTTGACACATtgttagagagagagaagccATCAAACTTCCTCTCAGTGGAAGCGCAAGATATTTTAAGTGTAAAGCTAACCTCTCTTGTCCTATCCATTCCACCAGCCTTAGTTGTAACATATAGATATGAACCAATGATCATTATTACTGTAAATATTGCAAGTATTGTGTTGTATTATATGCATGCTACATAAACAAAGTGAAAACTTCAACACACCATATCAAGGGTTAGATAACAATAAAATAACAATAATAGTATAGACCATTATCTTGGACCACATAATGGAGTGATCCAGTTAGAAAATGACCAACAAATTCGATCAAAGAATCCAGAATGCAGATGGCATATGAACCAGATCGCTCAATCCAGATTGAAAAAATACGAGGGTCGATGATCTATGTAAGATTGTTTCAGACATTTTCTGAGAAGTTTCATTAAATCTTCGAGATGGGCACACTCAAATGCACGACCAGCACCTCTTTCATAAACAATAAGCTAAAAAGTTACTATCTTGGTGATAACCACCTTTCCTAAGCAAATTTGAAATTCATAGATTAGATTGTTAAGGATTTTCccaattgagaatatgtttattCAGTGCAGGAGTTCTCAGCAGAAATAGAATTAAGAGATTGCATAAATACATTCTACAATAAAAACAACTTAGAGAAGCAAAAATGGTGAAGTGGTTATAAGCACTACACAGATATATACACAGAGTGAGACTAAGGGTTTGTTAATCCAGCATGGGTTAATAAGCCAAACCTACATCTAGCACATGTCCTAATGTACCAtacgtgtgtgagatccaagccatctatcatgtggcccCCATTGTATACATGCACAGGCACAATAATCAGGCTGGCTCACTCATCAGTGGGTCACAATGTACTAAACAAATAGAAAACAAGGAAATTTTTGTTTTGGCTATCTGGCTGCACACTATTGCCCAcccatgagtggaccagcctgtttTTGGCCTATGGCAAttacatggtaggacccacctgctggatggcTCAGCCCAAGCATGCCATCTTGCCACATAgattgggcttgggctatacacgTGCATGGTATCTGCGAACCAGTATATGAGAGTAAAGATAGCTACCAGATTAATAAAGTAAttactataaataaataaataaaaactagtaGAATTACAGCTTCTCATGGGAAAGTAGTAATGCTCAGCTTGTAATCCATATTGCAACACTACACAGAAAATAAGGGCAAGAATATTCCCATCTTTACATTTCAAAGTGATACTCcaattattcattcatttgaGAGACTTTTATTTAACCACAGCTTTATTTGAATTCCATTCATTGACAACATTGAACTCCTGGGACAAGAATCAGTCCAATTAATCGCTAATCAGGAGAAAGCATGATTCCGGGACCTCGTTTTCTCTTAAAAATGCAATTGCAATGAAACCCAAGACAGGCAAGCATTTGGAATGAATTCTTAAACAAAGTATCTCCTTCAATATGACTGCATTCAAGATTTaaaaagaaatttatttttaatggcaACAAATTTTTTATTCAAAAATGAAGAAAGGCATGGCAAAAGGGCAAAGAGGGATGAATAGTGAATGACCCTCTCGTCGCTCCCTCACAAGCGAGCCATCGGCCACATTCTTCTCACCTTCCTAAGCCAATGAACATCAAGCACCCAAACAGGCAACCAGAGATTTGATCTCCCAAAAACAGGAAAAGGCCTCCAATGCCCAACAAATCCCTCAAAACCAACTGAGAAATAAACCGAAAGCTTCTTCAATGATTAGCTTCTTGGAATAGGAACTGTGAAGAAAGGGGAAGCGAAGGAAGACAGCAGGACAACATTAACATGCATGGGACCCCTTCTTATAGTGTATGGATGCACCAAATAGGAATCAGGCATACTGCAGCCATTCTGGACCTAGCCCAGAATGAACAAGGAACCAGAATCCATCTTGGAGTGCAAGTACATCACCAGATCGGCATCATTACGAGTGTCATCGCCTTAGGATGAGCATACAAACTCCAACTACCCGACAGAAAATAGCATGAGCATACAAACTCCAGCTACCCGACAGAAGTAGCATACAAACTCCACCTGTCCGAGAGAAGAGGACCTCCAGAGGTGAGGAATTAAGCCAACAAAATACAAAAACCATCTCTAAGCATGATCAACTTCACCAAGATTGACCCCACCTCCACGCAAGGCCCAAAAAAACCAACATAAcctctctaccttctcctcactCAGAGGGTCAACAATCCCAGAAGGGCCAGTATTAAAAGCAAGAATTATAACAGAAcctacaatttattttttttaaaagaagaacaGAACCTACATTTTGAACTGGTGAAAGAGGAGACATGTCTAGTGTTGGTGGCATACCTAGGGAGAAATTCTGTAACAATCGAAAGATGTGGGGCACGAGTTACAGCACCCATGAAAAGAACAACATTAGGATGCCGTAGTCTTTTCATGATCTGGACCTAAGAAAGCAAAAAGAAAAGTATAATAATAGTTAGATGATGGATAATAATTCATGGCCAATAAGTACTGAAAGAAATGCAAGATAGTAAGCACAAATGACCCAAACAATTTTTTTCAGGTATTCATGCTACAACCAACCTACCCATAAATGAGTATAAGAATTTTGCCATGTGGCCACAATTTGACTGCATcacgggtggggtccactaactTATTGAGAACTCATGTAGAGCCCACAGATTGATCAGGCCATTATCAAGGGGCCACAAAACTGTCTGATTGTATTGTGAGGCCCAAATCTAAATCTCCTTGGCTTTTGTGGGACCTACTGCTAGGCCACATGATgcaggggacgcggattgggttATTGCCCCCGCCTGTACCAAGCAGGAATGGGTGGCAATGAGGTGGATTTGATTGGCCCGCAGGCCACTGTCAGAGATGGGTACCAGACGAGTACATACTTGACCAACATGTCTAACATGGGCCTGCCGTCCAATCAAATCCTGCCATGTTGCCACCCATCTCTGCTGGGTACTGGCGGGGCAGCACCCAATCCAGGTCCTGATGCAAGAGGCCATTGAATTGTCAGATTGTGTCCAGTGTATCCCACTACCAACAGATGCAAAATCACGCCATGATTTGTGGTCCTATTGGACTATGGATGCACAAATCTAATCAGATCTATCCAACTGTTGGATTGACCTGTCAGTCTCACAGAATCAATTGGGACACCACACTATGGTTGGACTGTGGCGCACACAAATCCAAGCAGACTTGCCAGTGTTGCAAAGATGACTGAAAGAATCTTCACAGCATACTAGCCAGCTTTGCATGTGAGATATTGGGGGCAGTAATCAGGAAGGTCCACCACAAATATGCTCTGGTGCCCAGTCCCAATAGTCAAGTGTGTGGCACGTTTATATTGAATTATACACAATTGGTCATTTTTTTACACAAGTGATCCACCTTGATGAGCAGACAAgcctatttttgggccagggtatgttcgcagtggaccccaccagatgagTGACTCAGAGCTTGCACCTGGCTGCAAAGATCCTTTTTCAGTCATTTTCTAGCAAATCTCCTCGAAGCTAATCGACCACTCACATTGGATTGCTGTCTGTCTCATACAGAACTCCTTTTCAATTAAGACCTCATCACCTATGCAAGCTATTCTATGCAGCACagttttagctaaaaagtttcgAAGATGATCAGCCAGAGAAGTATGGTATGGACATCAACCAAGTATTGTGCTTCATCATCCAGAGGCAACAAGGATCAGCAGTGTGCTGGGCACGACAAAGGCTCTATCATATGTTTCTCTGGGCTTCAGTAGCAATGGAGCCTTAGAGTAGGTCTAGAATCTTCTTGGAATTGACTGTTGAAGAAGATTCCATGAGTGTCATCTTGTGGGCAACAGAAGATATTCCTGGTCCTCGAAAGCTATCCGCAATCTTCCTTGAAATATATGATTGAAACTCCAGGCTAATTTATCCATGTTGATAGTGAGAAaaatattatagtggatatgAATTTCTCATCCTCCCCTTTTGTATCATGAATGCTTTCCCATCTCGATGCAATACtgactgtgatgattgtgtaatgCTTGTGcatggggggtgggggggggagTGATACCTCGCTTATAAATTCTGCAAGTGCATCGCCAGAAATATCTTGGTCCAAGAACTTCTTAACAGCAACTTCCTAACAAACATAAAGATCCTGTTAAACGGTCTAATCATCTATGATAGAGAAAATACACAAACACAATGACGTATTAGACTTTGCAGGAGAGGGCTCACCGTTCCATTCCAGTCACCACGATATACCTCGCCATATGATCCTGCAGCAGGAAGAGAAGTAAAATGCATATATATAGGACAACTCACGTCGATTATTCTGGAGGAAATATAGGGTCCAGAGCCCAAGTAAAAAAATACAATGATCCTATGTAAAAAGATCCATAAGGTCCAGAGCCCAAATAAAAAAGTACAATGATCCTAAGTAAAAATACTTCAGGGCCAAATGATAGACCCCAATGATCTCATGCGTCCAAAAACAAATCTCCCAtactggaagatcctaaccatttgatgaGATCCTGCAAACAGATGGTTGCGAGAAAATACAGCAACTATCCAtatttgaccaaaaaaaaaatgaaagcaaatgattgaagggttaggatctttaAATATGGGATCCCCCAtctacggtggggcccatcaaatcaatgttCTGAATTGCCGAACCATGGGTCCACACACATGAGAAGCCCCAGGGATATGTACTTTTTCTTAGGCTTGGAACCCTATAATACCTCTTGTTGCTAAAGTACACGCCATGACATGACAAGAAGAATATGCTTGAGAATAGTACCCAGTCCGATACGCTCACCCAAGGTGATTTCCTCCCACGATACTTCCCATTCTGCAACTTCGTCAAGTGCAGCTTCAGATCTTGCACTATCATTTCCAGTCGATTTGTCTGAAATTCTCTCCCCTTCTGGATGAGTGCCACTGGCATCCGGCTCTTGCTTATCCCCACCAGCTTGCCTATGATCGCTTCCTCGAGGCTCATTCCCTATATCATCTCCTTCACCATCTTTCTGCCTATAATTTATTTGATTGACAAATGCATCCGCACTCGGCAAATGGGCACAAGACTCTAGCTGCTCGTATTGCCTGGTGACAGCTGCAGTTGTTGCCACTACTGCAGCAGCAGTAGCGGTGGCAGCAGCCGCTACCGGAACTTCAAGGTTTGAGTCAGCACTTGATTTAGCTGCGGCAACTAACATCGAAGACGCGACCACGGCTGCTGTAGCGGCAGCGGCAGCAACCGGCACATGCTTTACAAACTTCACAGGGGAAGATGTCTCCTGTGTCAGAGTAGCAGATGCTTCAGACTGAGATGAAGTAGGAGAACCTTCCAGCTGTTCCATTTGCATCCGGTAAGGATTAACTTTTGATTGTATGCCATGGTGAGGCAGAGGCGGCAGGTATCGAGCAGGACCCACATCAGCTCGAGCTTTATGGCGGGTCCCATTCTTCCTCAGCTTCTTTTCGTTTGCATCTCCAGTCTGATTCTTGTCCTCTGCTGCTGGAGCATAAATTTCAGTGAACAAGTTCGGGGGTGCGACGACACCACTTTCAAGCAACACATCATGAAGCTTCTGAGCTAATTGTGGGTTTTCTTTTGCAGCATCAATCATGTACTGTGAGACGTCCTTTACTTTCATCCTATGTGCGGCAGGGGAACTAACACCTTCAGTCCAAGAAGGAAATCTTGCATGCATGTACGGACTTGGCCTGCTGGTAGTTTCGTGGACCTGTGACTTCTCATTGGGTGAATCGCTGTAAAGGCCTCTGGAAGAAGATTCCTTGCGTGAAGACCTTGGTCTTAGATTCTCTTGACCACTGAACTCGTCTGAACTACATCTATTGTCCAAACTGCTTTCAATAGTTGCAAGATTCTTAGACCTGGATTTTTTGTCCAGTGGGGCAAACTCTGGAGAGTCACCGATCGAACTTGAAACACCATTGCTAGTGCTAGAGGAGGCTATATGGGAGCTATCAACATCTCTACAAACAGGACTAACTTCAAAGAGTGGATCTTCATATTCCATCTGTGGTCCCgctgcatcagatgggatgagaGTGCCAGGGGCCGCCATCAGATCAACAATGTACTCCCTATCCCTGTGAGGCACATTTTTAAGTCAGCTTACTGAAATTACATGAAGATAATTTTTACCATCCTCTAATGTATAGGTGAGGAggttataaaaaaatataaaaagaaaaagaaaatctctgGCTTTCCCTGCTCCTAGACCATGCAGAATTAAGCTTTGAAAAAAGCAGCAAGTGACAGCCTGAATGACGTATCTAATGAACCACACATAATGGAAAATGGAGGAATTACATGATCCTCAAACCAGGATACGTATTGTTTCCTCAGGCCTTGAGTTCGTCAtttgtacaggtggggcccacagttatttgatccataccattgatggCCTCACAATGGAtagttttccaaaaaaaatttaTGGTGAGACAACcctaacccttcaatcagtgGCATTCAAATAGACGTCTGAGAAGAAAATACAGCCATTGTCCTCATTCAAGACAATAGCATAAAATGGCCaaagaatggatggctaggattgtcaaaCATTGGAGGTTGTTGGGTGGCCCATCAGATCATCAGTCTAAAATCCAGATCACCAAAACATGTAGCCCATCACAACAAACCGAAGACCGACGTTACCAATTGGGCTGTGGATCAAATAACTCTATGGAAAACATCATTTAGAGCTGCACCGCTAATTGCTTGGagctccatttgatttaaaaagTAGAATCTCTAATTAAGTTCTTGGAAAAACAATTTCTAACCGAGCAAGTTACAAGAAACATAAAATACCACAAAGAATGGGATCTTATACAAGTTCATATGCTTAGGTCTTCCACATGATCATGCTACAACAGTAAGTGAAATCATAAAGAATTAGGCACGTTGTAAAAATAACTGAGCTGATGGCTTCTGATGGCCATAAAAAAGGCTGTTCGGATGTATCCCAGATTGTGAACAGCAGCATTTTATGCATCCCTGCATCCACATTAGGGCATCTGGTGCCATTTGGTGCATCCCACAGAATGCAGATGGAGGGATGTGCTGGTTGCTCCCATGCACAACCCAAAATGAAAAGGAGATGATAACAGCTTCAACCTATTATCATCTCATTTTCATATTAGATGATAAACAGGCAGTCTCATCTGTGTTTTGCACACTTTCCGAGCAGGTCCTAAACCtattaaagaattttttttaaaaaaaatggaggaaaaCCCTACCTTCCATCATCATTGATCTTGATAATATTCACGGCCACATCATCTGAACCTGTATATTGATGCCCTTTAACTAACTGACATGGAACACCTACGCTATCAGCCAAAACCTGCATAACCATTTAATCCACATAAACTGCCATTGGGTTCACACCTACAGATTAGGCTGCCTGACAACAAATGAGTCTCATTACATAATCAAATATGAATAGAtttctacagtgatgtttattttggttGATTATAGGATCAAAACATATCCAGAACAAATAAAGAATGTTAACAGTGAAAGCCTACTTATAGCCTCACTCCAAGTCAACATGTGGGCAGCTCCAAAACTGATTAGTAGCAGTACATATCGAATGATACACAATACAGAGCTTTGCCAAGGCCACAAGCACGTACAAGGCTGCTCATAAACACGCTACATGTGCCAGATTGGTATGAGATCCAATCTCAATACACTATATAGATGTTCTCATCCACGAATCAGGTCAGTCCACTCGTCAGGTGGGCTGCGGTTTACGAAAACAATGTGGGACTAAAGAAAACTTTGCTGAAATTTTCTACCCATCGAACTGTCTCTAACATCCTGACCACCTGAGGAATTGACCATATTTATTCTTGGGTAAAGAACAAGTACACAATCAGACACAcctgatggacaacttggatattgcacccatcagccatgctggcacatgtggtggcataTAGATGGTATCCCTTGTACACATgtttgggcttagcaaagctcctacTATACATCTATGGAAATTTTGACTTAAATATTGGTGCTACATAGAAAAAATATATCACTAGGCCAAATAACTGATGCATTTCAGGCAATAAAAAGGTGTATTGGATGTTATTTTAAACCATACACGCAGACCTGGGCTAGGCACCAAACAACAAGGCCCAAGAAATATACCAAATAGGAGTGACAGAAAGCCCACTGGTGCAGTAAATCTAGGGGTAAACAAGTCCTGACCAATTCCAATATCCAATGATATGGGACAGGCCAAAGACATTTTCCACCACCACGTACATATATTGGAACTAACTGAAAAAACAGCAACTAAAACCCAATTTCTCTGTAGTAAGATTCCAACAAGCAGAGACCAATTTCCAGCAAGGAGGAATCAATTTCCAGTAACTGGGAATCAATtccaaaaactaaaatatcagtCTCCAGAAATCAGGTACAATTTCCAGTAGGTGATACTCTACAATGCATGAATAAGTGAACCACAGATTAGTGGTTTGTTTATGCATTGACATTTTGGATGTTATGGTAGAAGGAAATTTGCAACCATAACAATAAGTCTTTTCTGGAGCAAATCCAATTCTCTGATGGAATGGACCACTCACCCTCATTCCCTGACCTCGTATCAATATGTATAATTGACAGAAACCCAGTATTTTTAGCATAAAGGCAATGGCTCAATTCCTGGCCAGTATCAATTCCCTCGGTATATCGGTAGTGCCATCATTCCCCTCCTTCAGGGTCAAAAAGCGCCTGGGGCGCAAGGTTGATGAGGGAGGGTGCATTTGTTCTAGTTGGCCAAGCAGCCATCCCCCATCTTCCCTAGCCAGGTCTCCATCATTCAAAGCTGGGTTATTCTATTCTAACTcttatattaaaaattaaaaataaaaagaagaagaagaagaagaagaagaagaagaaagaacttaAATCAAAATACTTAATAACATGGTGATACATTTATACAAAACTTCTACCCCGAGCACACACAATGGAGCCGTAGACAGTCAAGTGAAATCCAATCCACGAAATAATCTGATATATGGACAGCATCATTGTGGCTTGTCTGAGAGCTACATTCGCCTCAATTGCTTCTCTTGCCTTCAGCTCTACTCAAGTTAGCTTCAGCTATTTCAAGAGTTTGTTGAGCTTCTCGTGGATCAATGTCACTACCCTTCTCCGCATCATTTACTAAAATGGAGATCTCATTATTACCTACTAGCAAAACCCATCAGAACCATTGTTAACCATGCATTGTCATCATACAGTATTATCATACCGTTGTCACATCTGAGTTCTGTACATGTACGTACAATTACAGTTCTGATCACTTTTGATCTTTCGAGAGGCATATTATTGCGCACTGCTTCTTTGATTACAGCAACAATAACATCACCAATATGAGCATTTCGGTGATTACTAGCTCCTATGATTTGAATACACATCAATTCTCAACGGTCCACGTAGCTACTGCGCCTGCCCACAGAGCAGCAGGTTTGGCATCTACTACAAAAGAGAGAATCCACTTCAGATAATCACGCCTCTACTAGGCAACATGTGGAATGGCCGAGAGCGGACCTTTTTGGATATATAATCCAAGTCGAGAGTGGAGTTACGAGAACAGCTGTCTGATGGAAAACAACTTTCACATTCGGTTTAGAAAGCACTTTTTTCATTGAGAATTCCCCGTTCCCTTTCGTGTGAATTCCCCAGCGACGAATAACCTCTCATCTCCATTTCAGATCTCCAGATCTGTCTAGCAAGATT of the Magnolia sinica isolate HGM2019 chromosome 7, MsV1, whole genome shotgun sequence genome contains:
- the LOC131251477 gene encoding probable serine/threonine-protein kinase SIS8 isoform X2, with translation MMRNILKKLHIMPAQSEEGPSSSSGKVSPSRLSLSPPHRHHLEQKPLSGLSGWLNSVTGRHSSSPPLSSGRGDRNDPMDSPGSGSLGGLDVALLDVARQDADESAVRNPEMEEEYQIQLALELSVKEDPEAVQIEAVKQISLGSCPPQNTPGEVLAYRYWNYNALGYDDKILDGFYDLYGILADSTSEMPSLIDLQQIPVSDSISWEAVLVNRVADGDLSKLEQRALVMAVESRSGSTGFKGNDLVQKLAALVADYMGGPVGDPEKMLKAWRNLSNHLRASVGNMVLPLGQLKIGLARHRALLFKVLADSVGVPCQLVKGHQYTGSDDVAVNIIKINDDGRDREYIVDLMAAPGTLIPSDAAGPQMEYEDPLFEVSPVCRDVDSSHIASSSTSNGVSSSIGDSPEFAPLDKKSRSKNLATIESSLDNRCSSDEFSGQENLRPRSSRKESSSRGLYSDSPNEKSQVHETTSRPSPYMHARFPSWTEGVSSPAAHRMKVKDVSQYMIDAAKENPQLAQKLHDVLLESGVVAPPNLFTEIYAPAAEDKNQTGDANEKKLRKNGTRHKARADVGPARYLPPLPHHGIQSKVNPYRMQMEQLEGSPTSSQSEASATLTQETSSPVKFVKHVPVAAAAATAAVVASSMLVAAAKSSADSNLEVPVAAAATATAAAVVATTAAVTRQYEQLESCAHLPSADAFVNQINYRQKDGEGDDIGNEPRGSDHRQAGGDKQEPDASGTHPEGERISDKSTGNDSARSEAALDEVAEWEVSWEEITLGERIGLGSYGEVYRGDWNGTEVAVKKFLDQDISGDALAEFISEVQIMKRLRHPNVVLFMGAVTRAPHLSIVTEFLPRGSLYRIIHRPNNQLDERRRLKMSLDVARGMNYLHNFKPVIVHRDLKSPNLLVDKNWNVKVCDFGLSRMKHNTFLSSRSTAGTAEWMAPEVLRNEPSNEKDPKLRPSFSEIMAALKPLQRPVTAQVPRPRVPPSGDKGPPRGMQEPTTQGQDRDQTAAEVDKS
- the LOC131251477 gene encoding probable serine/threonine-protein kinase SIS8 isoform X4, which gives rise to MMRNILKKLHIMPAQSEEGPSSSSGKVSPSRLSLSPPHRHHLEQKPLSGLSGWLNSVTGRHSSSPPLSSGRGDRNDPMDSPGSGSLGGLDVALLDVARQDADESAVRNPEMEEEYQIQLALELSVKEDPEAVQIEAVKQISLGSCPPQNTPGEVLAYRYWNYNALGYDDKILDGFYDLYGILADSTSEMPSLIDLQQIPVSDSISWEAVLVNRVADGDLSKLEQRALVMAVESRSGSTGFKGNDLVQKLAALVADYMGGPVGDPEKMLKAWRNLSNHLRASVGNMVLPLGQLKIGLARHRALLFKVLADSVGVPCQLVKGHQYTGSDDVAVNIIKINDDGRDREYIVDLMAAPGTLIPSDAAGPQMEYEDPLFEVSPVCRDVDSSHIASSSTSNGVSSSIGDSPEFAPLDKKSRSKNLATIESSLDNRCSSDEFSGQENLRPRSSRKESSSRGLYSDSPNEKSQVHETTSRPSPYMHARFPSWTEGVSSPAAHRMKVKDVSQYMIDAAKENPQLAQKLHDVLLESGVVAPPNLFTEIYAPAAEDKNQTGDANEKKLRKNGTRHKARADVGPARYLPPLPHHGIQSKVNPYRMQMEQLEGSPTSSQSEASATLTQETSSPVKFVKHVPVAAAAATAAVVASSMLVAAAKSSADSNLEVPVAAAATATAAAVVATTAAVTRQYEQLESCAHLPSADAFVNQINYRQKDGEGDDIGNEPRGSDHRQAGGDKQEPDASGTHPEGERISDKSTGNDSARSEAALDEVAEWEVSWEEITLGERIGLGSYGEVYRGDWNGTEVAVKKFLDQDISGDALAEFISEVQIMKRLRHPNVVLFMGAVTRAPHLSIVTEFLPRGSLYRIIHRPNNQLDERRRLKMSLDVARGMNYLHNFKPVIVHRDLKSPNLLVDKNWNVKVCDFGLSRMKHNTFLSSRSTAGTRSQASSFVFRNHGSLKAVAETCDCPGA
- the LOC131251477 gene encoding probable serine/threonine-protein kinase SIS8 isoform X1 — encoded protein: MMRNILKKLHIMPAQSEEGPSSSSGKVSPSRLSLSPPHRHHLEQKPLSGLSGWLNSVTGRHSSSPPLSSGRGDRNDPMDSPGSGSLGGLDVALLDVARQDADESAVRNPEMEEEYQIQLALELSVKEDPEAVQIEAVKQISLGSCPPQNTPGEVLAYRYWNYNALGYDDKILDGFYDLYGILADSTSEMPSLIDLQQIPVSDSISWEAVLVNRVADGDLSKLEQRALVMAVESRSGSTGFKGNDLVQKLAALVADYMGGPVGDPEKMLKAWRNLSNHLRASVGNMVLPLGQLKIGLARHRALLFKVLADSVGVPCQLVKGHQYTGSDDVAVNIIKINDDGRDREYIVDLMAAPGTLIPSDAAGPQMEYEDPLFEVSPVCRDVDSSHIASSSTSNGVSSSIGDSPEFAPLDKKSRSKNLATIESSLDNRCSSDEFSGQENLRPRSSRKESSSRGLYSDSPNEKSQVHETTSRPSPYMHARFPSWTEGVSSPAAHRMKVKDVSQYMIDAAKENPQLAQKLHDVLLESGVVAPPNLFTEIYAPAAEDKNQTGDANEKKLRKNGTRHKARADVGPARYLPPLPHHGIQSKVNPYRMQMEQLEGSPTSSQSEASATLTQETSSPVKFVKHVPVAAAAATAAVVASSMLVAAAKSSADSNLEVPVAAAATATAAAVVATTAAVTRQYEQLESCAHLPSADAFVNQINYRQKDGEGDDIGNEPRGSDHRQAGGDKQEPDASGTHPEGERISDKSTGNDSARSEAALDEVAEWEVSWEEITLGERIGLGSYGEVYRGDWNGTEVAVKKFLDQDISGDALAEFISEVQIMKRLRHPNVVLFMGAVTRAPHLSIVTEFLPRGSLYRIIHRPNNQLDERRRLKMSLDVARGMNYLHNFKPVIVHRDLKSPNLLVDKNWNVKVCDFGLSRMKHNTFLSSRSTAGTAEWMAPEVLRNEPSNEKCDVYSFGVILWELTTLQQPWGGMNPMQVVGAVGFQHRRLDIPDDMDPVIADIISKCWQTDPKLRPSFSEIMAALKPLQRPVTAQVPRPRVPPSGDKGPPRGMQEPTTQGQDRDQTAAEVDKS